A window of Thalassophryne amazonica chromosome 21, fThaAma1.1, whole genome shotgun sequence contains these coding sequences:
- the zgc:112001 gene encoding ankyrin repeat domain-containing protein 9, with protein sequence MASMPVGWSPRSFERRRKAFYRAVRDLKPVWLLEDMRAMETFYQEEDSGYRTYTPSEALLYAVVHDHRDYARFLLSSYAAEALAEPGERVCRCAPSSHVALAVRYDRRVILELILRHRPACSCADGGSTPLHLACELQRPDVVVMLLGHGVSPCVPDRDGRTPLDVILEEVRDSEEALGGHRRRCLDNLLMFMPKLEFKMKPALVLGPDSWTRVLGEDTFYYLVGRRPAPLVLAAMRTVVKQLSRETFTDSLYELPIPPSLKPADPRDRQDQ encoded by the coding sequence ATGGCCTCGATGCCCGTCGGTTGGTCGCCTCGGAGCTTCGAGAGGCGTCGGAAGGCCTTCTACCGGGCCGTGCGCGACCTGAAGCCGGTGTGGCTGCTGGAGGACATGCGCGCGATGGAGACGTTCTACCAGGAGGAGGACTCGGGCTACAGGACCTACACGCCCTCCGAGGCGCTGCTCTACGCCGTGGTCCACGACCACCGGGACTACGCCCGCTTCCTGCTCAGCAGCTATGCCGCCGAGGCGCTGGCGGAGCCCGGGGAGCGCGTGTGCCGCTGCGCGCCGTCGTCGCACGTGGCACTGGCGGTGCGTTACGACCGCCgcgtcatcctggagctcatcctgcGGCACCGACCCGCCTGCAGCTGCGCCGACGGCGGCTCCACGCCGCTGCACCTGGCCTGCGAGCTGCAGCGTCCTGACGTGGTCGTCATGTTGCTGGGTCACGGAGTGTCGCCCTGCGTCCCGGATCGTGACGGCCGGACTCCGCTGGACGTCATCCTGGAGGAAGTCCGGGACTCGGAGGAGGCGCTCGGTGGCCACAGGCGGCGCTGCCTGGACAACCTGCTCATGTTCATGCCGAAGCTTGAGTTCAAAATGAAGCCTGCTCTGGTTCTGGGGCCAGACAGCTGGACCCGGGTCCTGGGTGAGGACACGTTCTACTATCTGGTGGGGAGACGTCCGGCCCCGCTGGTTCTGGCCGCCATGCGGACTGTGGTGAAGCAGCTGAGCCGTGAGACGTTCACGGACAGTCTGTACGAACTGCCCATCCCTCCGTCCCTGAAACCCGCTGATCCCCGGGACCGGCAGGACCAGTAA
- the srp9 gene encoding signal recognition particle 9 kDa protein has translation MPYYQTWEEFARAAEKLYLTDPMKVRVVVKYRHCDGNLCIKVTDNAVCLQYKTDQAQDVKKIEKLHGKLMRLMVCKETHSGAMEAD, from the exons atGCCTTACTATCAGACCTGGGAGGAGTTCGCCCGCGCGGCAGAGAAACTTTATCTGACAGATCCCATGAAG GTCCGAGTGGTTGTGAAATATCGACACTGTGACGGTAACCTGTGCATTAAAGTCACCGACAATGCAGTG TGTCTGCAGTATAAGACAGATCAGGCCCAGGACGTGAAGAAGATTGAAAAGCTGCACGGAAAACTGATGAGGCTCATGGTGTGCAAAGAGACGCACAGCGGTGCCATGGAAGCAGACTGA
- the ephx1 gene encoding epoxide hydrolase 1 isoform X1: protein MFVVVLVSLTIAGVIFFLVWQNQEQVLKTEDGWWGAGVPPDGEEDTTIRSFKVTTSDEELEDLHQRMDHTRTVPSLEDSQFNYGFNAQYLQQVVSYWRNTFDWKTQVDKLNQYPHFKTNIEGIDVHYVHVKPTQLPEWKRAVPLLMVHGWPGSFYEFYRMILLLTEPSDPDDLVFEVVCPSIPGFGFSEAPHKKGFNSVCAARIFHKLMKRLGFQQFYAHGGDWGYLICTNMAQLEPQTVKGLHLNFAPAEPTLLVVVSILLGRLFPRLFGFTAVDIRRLYPRADKLLVEPLKESGYMHIQATKPDTAGRGLNDSPVGLAAYILEKFSTWTNRSFRDLDDGGLTRKFHLDDLLTNVMIYWTSGCIISSMRFYKENFGHGVNQPHTKIPVYVSTGFACFPDELMHTPKLWVKQKYRKLLTFTQMASGGHFAAMEEPVLMAQDIQNFCKSVEKKHQ, encoded by the exons ATGTTTGTAGTGGTGTTGGTCAGTCTCACGATCGCAGGAGTGATTTTCTTCCTAGTTTGGCAGAACCAGGAGCAGGTTCTGAAGACAGAGGATGGCTGGTGGGGGGCAGGAGTGCCCCCTGATGGTGAGGAGGACACCACTATCCGTTCCTTCAAAGTGACCACGAGCGATGAAGAGCTTGAG GACCTGCACCAGAGGATGGACCACACGCGCACCGTTCCCTCGCTAGAGGACAGTCAGTTCAATTACGGCTTCAACGCTCAGTACCTGCAGCAGGTGGTGTCGTACTGGAGGAACACCTTTGACTGGAAGACACAAGTAGACAAACTCAACCAGTATCCACACTTCAAAACCAACATCGAAG GTATTGATGTCCATTATGTGCACGTGAAGCCCACCCAGCTCCCGGAGTGGAAGCGCGCCGTCCCTCTGCTGATGGTTCATGGCTGGCCCGGATCCTTCTACGAGTTCTACAGGATGATCCTGCTACTGACAGAACCATCGGATCCTGATGACCTTGTTTTTGAAGTGGTTTGTCCCTCCATACCAGGATTCGGCTTCTCCGAAGCACCACATAAGAAAG gttttAACTCAGTTTGTGCGGCACGGATCTTCCACAAACTGATGAAGCGTCTGGGCTTTCAGCAGTTTTACGCTCATGGAGGCGACTGGGGCTATTTGATCTGCACCAACATGGCCCAGCTGGAGCCACA GACGGTTAAAGGTTTGCACTTGAACTTCGCCCCGGCTGAACCGACCCTGCTCGTCGTCGTGTCCATCCTGCTCGGACGTCTCTTCCCCAGACTGTTTGGCTTCACCGCTGTGGATATCCGGCGTCTGTACCCGCGTGCCGACAAGCTGCTGGTGGAGCCGCTCAAAGAGTCTGGATACATGCACATCCAGGCCACCAAGCCGGACACCGCAG GACGAGGACTCAACGATTCCCCAGTTGGTCTTGCTGCATACATTCTGGAAAAGTTCTCCACGTGGACGAACCGGAGTTTCAGAGACCTGGATGACGGAGGACTCACCAG GAAGTTCCACCTGGACGACCTGCTGACGAATGTGATGATCTACTGGACGTCCGGCTGCATCATCTCCTCCATGAGGTTCTACAAAGAAAACTTTGGCCACGGCGTGAACCAACCCCACACAAA GATTCCTGTGTACGTCTCCACTGGATTTGCCTGCTTCCCCGATGAGCTCATGCACACCCCCAAACTGTGGGTCAAACAGAAATACCGCAAACTCCTGACATTCACGCAAATGGCTAGCGGCGGCCACTTTGCCGCCATGGAAGAACCAGTGCTGATGGCCCAAGACATCCAGAACTTCTGCAAGTCTGTGGAGAAGAAGCATCAGTAG
- the ephx1 gene encoding epoxide hydrolase 1 isoform X2 has translation MFVVVLVSLTIAGVIFFLVWQNQEQVLKTEDGWWGAGVPPDGEEDTTIRSFKVTTSDEELEDLHQRMDHTRTVPSLEDSQFNYGFNAQYLQQVVSYWRNTFDWKTQVDKLNQYPHFKTNIEGIDVHYVHVKPTQLPEWKRAVPLLMVHGWPGSFYEFYRMILLLTEPSDPDDLVFEVVCPSIPGFGFSEAPHKKGFNSVCAARIFHKLMKRLGFQQFYAHGGDWGYLICTNMAQLEPQTVKGLHLNFAPAEPTLLVVVSILLGRLFPRLFGFTAVDIRRLYPRADKLLVEPLKESGYMHIQATKPDTAGRGLNDSPVGLAAYILEKFSTWTNRSFRDLDDGGLTRKFHLDDLLTNVMIYWTSGCIISSMRFYKENFGHGVNQPHTKIPVYVSTGFACFPDELMHTPKLWVKQKYRKLLTFTQMASGGHFAAMEEPVLMAQDIQNFCKSVEKKQ, from the exons ATGTTTGTAGTGGTGTTGGTCAGTCTCACGATCGCAGGAGTGATTTTCTTCCTAGTTTGGCAGAACCAGGAGCAGGTTCTGAAGACAGAGGATGGCTGGTGGGGGGCAGGAGTGCCCCCTGATGGTGAGGAGGACACCACTATCCGTTCCTTCAAAGTGACCACGAGCGATGAAGAGCTTGAG GACCTGCACCAGAGGATGGACCACACGCGCACCGTTCCCTCGCTAGAGGACAGTCAGTTCAATTACGGCTTCAACGCTCAGTACCTGCAGCAGGTGGTGTCGTACTGGAGGAACACCTTTGACTGGAAGACACAAGTAGACAAACTCAACCAGTATCCACACTTCAAAACCAACATCGAAG GTATTGATGTCCATTATGTGCACGTGAAGCCCACCCAGCTCCCGGAGTGGAAGCGCGCCGTCCCTCTGCTGATGGTTCATGGCTGGCCCGGATCCTTCTACGAGTTCTACAGGATGATCCTGCTACTGACAGAACCATCGGATCCTGATGACCTTGTTTTTGAAGTGGTTTGTCCCTCCATACCAGGATTCGGCTTCTCCGAAGCACCACATAAGAAAG gttttAACTCAGTTTGTGCGGCACGGATCTTCCACAAACTGATGAAGCGTCTGGGCTTTCAGCAGTTTTACGCTCATGGAGGCGACTGGGGCTATTTGATCTGCACCAACATGGCCCAGCTGGAGCCACA GACGGTTAAAGGTTTGCACTTGAACTTCGCCCCGGCTGAACCGACCCTGCTCGTCGTCGTGTCCATCCTGCTCGGACGTCTCTTCCCCAGACTGTTTGGCTTCACCGCTGTGGATATCCGGCGTCTGTACCCGCGTGCCGACAAGCTGCTGGTGGAGCCGCTCAAAGAGTCTGGATACATGCACATCCAGGCCACCAAGCCGGACACCGCAG GACGAGGACTCAACGATTCCCCAGTTGGTCTTGCTGCATACATTCTGGAAAAGTTCTCCACGTGGACGAACCGGAGTTTCAGAGACCTGGATGACGGAGGACTCACCAG GAAGTTCCACCTGGACGACCTGCTGACGAATGTGATGATCTACTGGACGTCCGGCTGCATCATCTCCTCCATGAGGTTCTACAAAGAAAACTTTGGCCACGGCGTGAACCAACCCCACACAAA GATTCCTGTGTACGTCTCCACTGGATTTGCCTGCTTCCCCGATGAGCTCATGCACACCCCCAAACTGTGGGTCAAACAGAAATACCGCAAACTCCTGACATTCACGCAAATGGCTAGCGGCGGCCACTTTGCCGCCATGGAAGAACCAGTGCTGATGGCCCAAGACATCCAGAACTTCTGCAAGTCTGTGGAGAAGAAGC AATGA
- the LOC117502640 gene encoding transcription factor 24-like: MAVSPLEGLMSVAMKHHLVPAAEPQVQPGRSTSSPTPLLQHQHGTRSVWPAKKWVQPICGSRSSSGSGSVIQSRTLRSQNCPENAARERSRVRNLRQAFHNLQAALPSVPPDTKLSKLDVLVLATNYIAYLTETLDQEGALSERTLPSRQGGYLHPVKKWPMRSLLYCGSVGDLLSGVPTNQMPPPGRDTPTDPH, from the exons ATGGCGGTTAGTCCTCTGGAAGGTCTGATGTCGGTGGCGATGAAACATCACCTGGTCCCCGCGGCAGAACCACAGGTCCAACCGGGCCGTTCAACCAGCAGCCCCACGCCGCTGCTCCAGCACCAGCACGGAACCCGCAGCGTCTGGCCCGCCAAGAAGTGG GTTCAGCCCATCTGTGGGTCCAGGTCCAGCTCTGGTTCTGGGTCAGTGATCCAGTCCAGGACGCTGAGGAGTCAGAACTGTCCAGAAAACGCTGCACGGGAGCGAAGCCGTGTTCGAAACCTGCGACAGGCTTTTCACAATCTGcag GCGGCGCTGCCTTCTGTCCCGCCCGACACCAAACTGTCCAAACTGGATGTTCTGGTTCTGGCTACAAACTACATCGCTTACCTAACCGAGACGCTGGACCAGGAGGGGGCGCTGTCCGAGCGCACCCTGCCGTCCAGGCAGGGCGGATACCTGCATCCTGTCAAG AAGTGGCCCATGCGTTCTCTGCTTTACTGCGGCAGCGTGGGAGATCTGCTGTCAGGGGTGCCGACCAATCAGATGCCTCCACCTGGACGGGACACACCCACTGACCCTCACTGA